From Ipomoea triloba cultivar NCNSP0323 chromosome 5, ASM357664v1, the proteins below share one genomic window:
- the LOC116020900 gene encoding 60S ribosomal protein L26-1, with translation MKYNPRVSSSRRKSRKAHFTAPSSERRVIMSAPLSGDMRSKYNVRSMPVRKDDEVQVVRGTYKGREGKVVQVYRKKWVIHIERITREKVNGSTVNVGIHPSKVVITKLRLDKDRKSLLERKAKGRAAADKEKGTKFTTEDIMQTVD, from the coding sequence ATGAAGTACAATCCCAGAGTGTCCTCCTCCCGCCGCAAGAGCAGGAAGGCTCACTTCACGGCCCCGTCTAGCGAGCGGCGCGTGATTATGAGCGCCCCTTTGTCCGGCGACATGCGCTCCAAGTACAACGTGAGGTCGATGCCGGTGAGGAAAGACGACGAGGTTCAGGTGGTGCGCGGGACCTACAAGGGCCGCGAGGGCAAAGTTGTCCAGGTCTACCGTAAGAAATGGGTCATCCACATCGAGCGCATTACTCGCGAGAAGGTTAACGGATCTACCGTCAACGTCGGCATCCACCCCTCCAAGGTCGTTATCACCAAGCTCCGCCTCGACAAGGACCGCAAATCCCTGCTCGAACGCAAGGCTAAGGGCCGCGCCGCCGCCGACAAGGAAAAGGGTACCAAGTTCACAACTGAGGATATCATGCAAACAGTTGATTGA
- the LOC116020899 gene encoding mitochondrial outer membrane protein porin 2-like, producing MSTGPGLFSDIGKKAKDLLTRGYVSDHKLSVSTYSDTGVALTSTAVKKGGRSSGDVSVQYKYMNILADAKVDTESNVSTTLTFTDIVPSTKTIASLKFPDYNSGKLEVQYFHHHATLSTVVALKHSPIVDLSVTLGTPTFALGAEATYETASGKLTKYNAGISLTRPDSCAAIILADKGDTIMASFMHHLDAKKKTAAVGEVSRRLSSNENTFTVGGSFAIDHLTNVKLKLNNHGRLGAVLQHTVIAKSTLTISSEFDTKALDKTPKFGVALALVP from the exons ATGAGTACGGGGCCCGGTCTCTTCTCTGATATTGGCAAAAAGGCCAAAG ATCTGCTAACCAGGGGATATGTCTCCGATCACAAGTTATCTGTGTCGACTTACAGTGACACCGGAGTG GCCCTTACATCAACTGCAGTGAAGAAAGGAGGGCGTTCAAGTGGAGATGTATCAGTGCAATACAAATATATGAACATTTTGGCTGATGCCAAAGTTGATACAGAATCAAAT GTTTCAACAACTTTGACGTTCACCGACATTGTCCCATCAACAAAGACCATTGCCTCTCTGAAGTTTCCTGATTACAATTCTGGCAAG CTGGAGGTTCAGTATTTCCACCATCATGCAACCTTAAGTACAGTTGTTGCTCTTAAACACTCACCCATAGTTGATCTCTCAGTCACCCTTGGCACTCCAACCTTTGCTTTGGGTGCTGAGGCAACTTACGAAACTGCTTCAGGTAAATTAACCAAGTATAATGCTGGCATCAGTCTCACAAGACCAGATTCTTGTGCTGCAATAATCTT GGCTGACAAGGGTGATACAATAATGGCATCATTTATGCACCATCTGGATGCAAAGAAGAAGACTGCTGCTGTGGGAGAGGTCAGTAGAAGGCTCTCCTCCAACGAGAACACATTCACAGTTGGTGGCTCATTTGCTATTGATCACCTTACAAATGTGAAACTGAAGCTCAACAACCATGGAAGACTCGGAGCTGTATTGCAGCACACAGTGATTGCAAAATCGACTTTGACCATTTCAAGTGAATTTGACACCAAGGCCTTGGACAAGACTCCCAAGTTTGGTGTTGCCCTTGCCCTTGTGCCTTGA